One window from the genome of Anguilla rostrata isolate EN2019 chromosome 5, ASM1855537v3, whole genome shotgun sequence encodes:
- the fibinb gene encoding fin bud initiation factor isoform X1, with product MALNLLLTALMLSFPVCGAIFTGPLQPEMSNGTFHHYFVPDGYYEENDDPEKCQMLFKMTDDRKCGMGENQDSVIRDDFTIIKRHIEDAARVLEGVGKSISYDLDGEESYGKYLRRETTQIGEAFTNSEKSLLELEVKFKQSQENELKEEHRINDDFLNMIVHTRDVLKETLDISIALKDKHELLSLIIRSHGTRLSRLKNEYMKV from the coding sequence ATGGCTCTTAATTTGTTGCTGACAGCTCTAATGCTTTCATTCCCTGTTTGTGGTGCGATTTTTACTGGACCTTTGCAGCCGGAGATGTCCAATGGCACTTTCCATCACTACTTCGTTCCGGACGGCTATTACGAGGAAAACGACGACCCGGAAAAATGCCAAATGCTCTTTAAAATGACAGACGACAGAAAATGCGGAATGGGTGAAAACCAGGATTCCGTCATCCGGGATGATTTCACAATCATTAAGCGACACATAGAAGACGCTGCAAGGGTTTTGGAAGGAGTTGGTAAAAGTATTTCTTACGACTTGGACGGAGAGGAAAGCTATGGGAAGTATCTCAGAAGGGAGACAACGCAAATCGGCGAAGCTTTCACCAACTCCGAGAAATcactgctggagctggaggtAAAATTCAAGCAGAGCCAAGAGAATGAACTGAAAGAGGAGCACCGAATCAACGACGACTTTCTGAACATGATTGTTCACACCAGAGATGTGTTGAAGGAAACTTTAGACATCTCTATAGCGCTGAAAGACAAGCACGAGTTGCTCTCTCTCATTATCCGCAGTCATGGGACCCGACTAAGCCGACTAAAGAATGAGTACATGAAAGTGTAA
- the fibinb gene encoding fin bud initiation factor isoform X2 → MSNGTFHHYFVPDGYYEENDDPEKCQMLFKMTDDRKCGMGENQDSVIRDDFTIIKRHIEDAARVLEGVGKSISYDLDGEESYGKYLRRETTQIGEAFTNSEKSLLELEVKFKQSQENELKEEHRINDDFLNMIVHTRDVLKETLDISIALKDKHELLSLIIRSHGTRLSRLKNEYMKV, encoded by the coding sequence ATGTCCAATGGCACTTTCCATCACTACTTCGTTCCGGACGGCTATTACGAGGAAAACGACGACCCGGAAAAATGCCAAATGCTCTTTAAAATGACAGACGACAGAAAATGCGGAATGGGTGAAAACCAGGATTCCGTCATCCGGGATGATTTCACAATCATTAAGCGACACATAGAAGACGCTGCAAGGGTTTTGGAAGGAGTTGGTAAAAGTATTTCTTACGACTTGGACGGAGAGGAAAGCTATGGGAAGTATCTCAGAAGGGAGACAACGCAAATCGGCGAAGCTTTCACCAACTCCGAGAAATcactgctggagctggaggtAAAATTCAAGCAGAGCCAAGAGAATGAACTGAAAGAGGAGCACCGAATCAACGACGACTTTCTGAACATGATTGTTCACACCAGAGATGTGTTGAAGGAAACTTTAGACATCTCTATAGCGCTGAAAGACAAGCACGAGTTGCTCTCTCTCATTATCCGCAGTCATGGGACCCGACTAAGCCGACTAAAGAATGAGTACATGAAAGTGTAA